A window of Sodalis praecaptivus genomic DNA:
CTGGATCAAGGTGAATAGCGGCCGTGATACCAACCGCGTTTGGTTTGAGGTCGAGGATGATGGTCCAGGCATTAAGCCGGATCAGCTACAGTATCTGTTCCAGCCGTTCGTGCGCGGCGACAGCGCGCGCAGCACCAGCGGTACCGGCCTCGGTCTGGCCATTGTGCAGCGCATCATCGATGCCCATGCCGGTAAGCTGGAAATCGGCCGCAGCGCCCGGCAGGGGCTGCGTATCCGCGCCTACTTACCGCTGCCGGTCGCATCAATGGATCAAGGCGCCAGCGTCAGTAAAGCCAAAGCCGCCGGCAAAAGCGCCGACTAAGCGGTGGCTTGAGCCGAGTGCGCCGTCGCCGGGTCGGTCAACGTCAAACGCCAGATGACATGGCCGCATGGCCGGCGGGCGGGTCAAAGCGCCACCCGCAAGAGAGCATGGTCGCATGTGGGCCAATCGGCGGTCGGTCAGCAAGATGGCATGACCCTATGCGGGCCGATCGGCGCGCGCAGGGCAAACGCCACACGCGTGACGGTATGGCTGCTTCCTGAGCGGCTGTCTTGCCAAGGTGTCACGGCGCGGGGGCTGACGCGCGGCCCAGCAAGTTCAGCGCTGCGGACCCGCGCTCACCAGCGCCGCCCCTGCCGGGGTGTCGGTAAATTTGGCGAAATTATCGCTAAAACGCTGGGCCAAATCTTCCGCCTTGGTCCGCCATTCGCCGGCATTGGCGTAGGTAGCGCGCGGGTCGAGGATCGCGCCGTCCACGCCCGGCAGCGCGGTAGGTATCGTAAGATTGAAGATAGGCAGGGTCGCCGTCGGCGCATCGTCAATATCGCCGCGTAAAATGGCGTTGATAATCGCCCGCGTGTCTTTGAGGGAGATCCGTTTACCGCTGCCGTTCCAGCCGGTATTGACCAAAAAGGCGCGGGCGCCGGCGGCGTTCATGCGTTTAGCCAGCACATCGGCGTAGGCGGTGGGATGCAGCGACAAAAATGCCGCGCCAAAGCAGGCGGAGAAGGTGGGCACCGGCGCCACCACGCCCCGCTCGGTCCCCGCCAGTTTGGCGGTAAAGCCGGACAGGAAATGATACTGCGCCTGTTCCATCGACAGGCTGGCGACCGGCGGTAAGACGCCAAAGGCATCCGCCGTCAGGAAAATGACGCGCGTTGCGTGTCCCGCGCGCGACACCGGTTTGACGATATTCTCGATATGATCGATGGGATAAGAGACGCGGGCGTTTTCGGTCTTACTGCCGTCGTCGTAATCCACGCTGCCGTCCGCCCGCACCACCACATTTTCCAGCAGCGCGTTACGGCGAATCGCCTGATAAATCTCCGGCTCGGCCTCGGGGGAAAGGCGGATAGTTTTGGCGTAACAGCCCCCTTCAAAATTGAATACGCCATCGTCGTCCCAGCCGTGTTCATCATCACCGATCAGACGGCGGCGCGGGTCGGTCGACAGCGTGGTTTTGCCGGTGCCGGAAAGGCCGAAGAACAGCGCGACATCCTCATCGGCGCCGACGTTGGCCGAACAGTGCATGGATGCGATCCCCTTTAGCGGCAGCAGGTAGTTCATTACCGAGAACAGCCCTTTTTTCATTTCGCCGCCGTACCAGGTGCCGCCGATAAGCTGGATGCCTTCCGTGAGATTGAAAGCGACAAAGTTTTCTGAATGCAGGCCCTGTTCACGCCAGTCGGGGTTGGTGCATTTGGCGCCGTTAAGCACCACAAAATTCGGTTCAAAGCCGCGCAGCTCCTCGTCGCTTGGCCGGATGAACATATTTTTGACGAAGTGCGCCTGCCAGGCGACCTCGGTGACAAAACGCACCTTAAGTCGGCTATCCTCATTGGCACCGCAGAAAGCATCAATGACAAACAGGCGCTTGCCGCTAAGTTGCTGGCCGACCCGCTTTTTAAGGTGATCCCAGGTCTGCTGGTCAAGGGGATGATTGTCATTGGCGCCTTTGCCCTGATCGGACCACCACAGGGTGTCGCGGGTCTTAGCGTCACGCACCAGATACTTATCGAACGGCGACCGACCGGTGAAAATCCCGGTATCCACCGCCACCGCGCCCGATTGGGTAAGGGTTCCGCGTTCGAACCCGCTGAGGGCGGGGTCGGTCTCTTCTGCAAACAGTTGGTCGTAGTCTGGGTTGTACACCAGTTCGCGGCAGCCCGTTATTCCATAACTGAGCCATTGCTGCGGGGTAATCCTCTCACTTACCATGTCACTGCTCCTTAGTTCAATAAGTATCGTTAGCGATTGTAGGGGTTAGCGGTGGGCGCGCCGAGAGATAAATCAAGGATTGACCTGACCGGGCAGGCTTTAAGTTATTTTGTGAATGGGCGCACGGAAAATAAGTTATTACCTTAACATATGCCGCCGAAGAGGCAATCGTCCGGCGGGGTAATAGGTTAAATCCTAGGCCTGTGGCGCGCGACCTTCCGCCGCCTGCCGCTGTAGGGCCGCGATGGCGTCGGCGTCAAAACGGTAATGGCTGCCGCAAAAATCGCAATGCATATCCACTTCGCCGTCCTGCTCGAGCATGTCGTTCAACTCCTGTTCGCCCAGGGTAATCAGCGCGTCGGCGCAGCGCTGGCGGGAGCAGGTACAGAGGAATTGCACCGATTGCGGCGGGTAAACCGTCACCTCATCTTGATGATAGAGGCGGTATAAAACGTCGTTGGCCGGCAGAGCGAACAATTCGTTGCCCTTCACCGTTGCGGTGAGCTGCGCCAAATGGTCGAAATCATCGGCGCGGGTATCCTGGCCGGGCAATACTTGCAGCAGCAGGCCGGCGGCGGCCACCTGACCCTGATGCTCGCCGGTGCGGATAAACAGTCGCGTCGGCAACTGCTCCGATTGCAGGAAGTAGTTTTCCAGACAGTCCGCCAGATGAGGACCTTCCAGACCGACCACCCCCTGATACCGCTCGCCCTCGGCGGGCGTCAGCGTGATGACCAGATAGCCATTGCCCACCATTTGCGCCAGGGTGGCGTCAGCGGCGATTTCGCCGTCGACACGCGCCAGCCCGCGCATATTCTGCCGATCGTCGCCGTTAATCACCGCCAGACGCAACGGGCCGTCCCCCTGCAACTGGACGGTGATTTCGCCGGTAAACTTCAGCGTGGCGGTAAGCAGGCTGGTTGCCACCAGAAGTTCCCCTAACAGCGTTTTCACCGCCGGCGGGTAGTTGTGTTGGCCCAGCACCTGCCGGTAGGTTTCCTGTAATGACACCAGTTCACCCCTGACGGAATATTTTTCAAAAAGATAACGGTGTAGCTGGTCTTGATGGGTCATTATGGTCTCTCATGCCTGCGGCGCCGGGCGGGTTATTGCGCCTCACCCGGTTCGCCATATTTAAATTTAATCAGATTGCGGCGTTCTTTTTTATCCGGGCGCCTGTCCGGATGGGGCATCGTAAGGGCATTTTGCTTGCGCGCTTCGGCCATTTTCTCCCGCTTGGCGATGCTGGCATCGGTCTCCTGATACAGCTGCTGCGCATCGCTGGCCGGGCGGCGCTGATCGCTAATGGCGCGCACGCTCACCTGACGTTCGTCATTGCCTTGACGCAGCGTGATCTCCGCGCCCAGCTCCATCGTTTTGCCCGGTTTGCTGCGCTGTCCATTGTAATGAACTTTGCCCCCTTCAATCATTTCGCGGGCCAGCGCGCGGGTTTTATAAAAACGCGCCGCCCACAGCCACTTATCCAGCCGCACGGCCGGAATCTCGCCGTTAACGTCTTTGGGTTTCATTTCACCTCCTGGGTGTCAGGCGCCATGCCGGCCAGCGCGGGCAGCAGCGCGCGGTAATCGCTCAGCGCCGGATGCCGCCGGAACGTCTGGGGCGCCAGCCCGGAATCGGGATTGCTGACGCCAAGACAATAGCGGATACCAAAGCGGCTGGCCGCATCAAGGATCGGCTCACTGTCGTCGATAAACAGCGTCCGCGCCGGATCAAAACCGGTATGCTCGCGGACGCGCCGCCACAATTGCTGATCTTCCTTGGGATAACCAAATGTATGGGTGGAAAGTAATAAATCAAGGTGCTGGCCTAAACCGGTGTGGCGCATTTTTACCGCCAGGCCATCGGGATGCGCATTGGTCAGCAGGATAGAGCGACGGCCGTGCTGGCGCAACGCGGCCAGCAGCGGCAGCGTGTCGTCGCGCAGCCGCACGGTATGGCCAAGCTCGGCGGTCATGGCGGCGATATCCAGCGCCAGCCGCCGATGCCAATAATCAAAGCAGTACCAATTCAAGGTATGGCGCACGCTGTGATACTCCAGATCTATCAGCGCGCCGGCCTCATCTGGGGTGATGCCGCGTTGCCGGCTGAGGGCCGCCGGTACGCGAGACAGCCAGAAGTCGCGATCGAAGGCTAAATCCAGCAGCGTCCCGTCCATATCAAGAATAACGGTATCAATATGGCGCCAGTCGATTGCTGCGGACATGCGGACTCCAGGACGTAAGCGGAATAAGGGAACAGGGCCGTGGCCTAACGGCGAACGGTCAGATCAGTTTTCAGGGTAGCATATTTGCCGCCCAAGCGGGGGCCGCAGTGCCCGACGGTGAGCCGCCTTGCCGCCTGAGTGGGGGCCGCAGTGCGCGCATTAAGCCGCTTGGGCGTCTGAGCGGAGGCCGCAATGGGCGGCAGTTAGCTCCGCCAGACGCGGTTGCCGCCCGAGGACACCGCCTCGTGGTTAAAACAGCCATCATAATAGCGTTGGATATCCCGCGCCCGGCGTCGTCCGTTGTGCAGGCGACGTATCAGCAAAATGGTGTTAAACGCGGCGACCGTCAGCAGCAGCAACAGCAACAGCGTGGCGCCCACGTTTCGCCACAGAGAGACTCTTTCGGGCTCGCTGTGCAGCGCGATGTGGCGGGTGCCGTTGGCGTCGACGGTGATATTGGTGATAACGCCCTCGGCGTTAAACGGCGTGTGCAGCAACTGGCTAGACAACCGTTGCAGCTCGTGCCATTGCGCCAGGCCGGCGTAATCATTGAAGCTCGCGCCGGGGGGAGGGGTCTCCACCAGCTGTTTATCTTCGTCGCTGCGGATCAAAAAACCGCCCGGCGGCGGGCTGTTAAGCGCGTTAGTGGCGTTACGCGTTTCGCTGGTAAAATAGTAGGCGGCGGCGGCGTTGACCAGCCCTTCCAGCGTATCGGCGCTTACGGGACGCAGCAGGACATTAATGCCTTTCAATGAACCCGCGCGGGCACGTTTGACGATGGTCGGCCAGTCGCGACCGTTGGCCAAATTCACCAGCGCCGCCTGTAGTCTTTGACAAGGGGCGGCGTCATCCTGACATAACGCCTGGGTCTTCAGCACGATGTCGCTGAAATCATCAAGCAGTATCATGCCAGATTTTTGAATGGCGGAGGCCAGCCCCGGCGTGATTTTATTTTCGTTGTCCTGGACCGGATGCAGCTGATTGTTCACCACCGCCAGCAGCGCTTCGGCGCGATCGACCGTATCGGATTCCGGCATCGGCAGCGGTACGGCGTTGTTCCAATAAATGGCCGAGCAATCGAAAGGGAAAAACGGTGTCTGGCTGCCGTCGCTCTGGATATAGCACATACCGGTGCCCCGGGCCGAAAGGGTATCGCCGATGCGCAGCGAGGCCTGGTTCAAGGCGGCGACGCTGTCGACGCGCACCGTTTGCGCGCCCTGTAGCCAGGCAACGCTCAGCTTCAGCGGCAGCGAGAGCGGCACATAAGCCAACAGCAACGCCAGGACCAACAGCGAACTGCACAGCATTATCAGATTCCCGCCCCAGCGCTGTAGGGGGAAATAGCTTACTTCATCATGTAGCGAGAGATAGCGTCCCTGGCGCACCACCTGGCTGTTGACATAAATATCGATGTCGGTTTTCTGGTCCAGATCGCGGGCAATATACGGCTGCCAATGTGCCGGGTATTTAAGATCGAGGCTGCCGAGGGAAATATTGCTGATGCTGCCCTGGCCGGATTCGCCGAATAGCCCCCAACGCCGTGGGATCCCGCGCAGGCAGTGGATATCCTGGCGGTTGCGCGGCGGCGTCGGGCGAAACCGCAGCCACGCGGCCAGCGCGGCGGGCAACCCGGCCAGCGCCGCCAGCCAGGCCTGGGCCACGATGGGCGCCAGCAGGCTCAGCAGTATCAACAGCAGCGCCGCGCTGCAAAGCAACGCTTCGCGTCGCCCGGAAGGACGACTGATGGCCCGCTCCTGCGGCGTTTCCTTGCGCACTTTGAGCAACTCTACCTGTTCGTTGCCCTGCTCGCGCATCGAAGAATTGGGTACCGCCGCGC
This region includes:
- the pckA gene encoding phosphoenolpyruvate carboxykinase (ATP), with protein sequence MVSERITPQQWLSYGITGCRELVYNPDYDQLFAEETDPALSGFERGTLTQSGAVAVDTGIFTGRSPFDKYLVRDAKTRDTLWWSDQGKGANDNHPLDQQTWDHLKKRVGQQLSGKRLFVIDAFCGANEDSRLKVRFVTEVAWQAHFVKNMFIRPSDEELRGFEPNFVVLNGAKCTNPDWREQGLHSENFVAFNLTEGIQLIGGTWYGGEMKKGLFSVMNYLLPLKGIASMHCSANVGADEDVALFFGLSGTGKTTLSTDPRRRLIGDDEHGWDDDGVFNFEGGCYAKTIRLSPEAEPEIYQAIRRNALLENVVVRADGSVDYDDGSKTENARVSYPIDHIENIVKPVSRAGHATRVIFLTADAFGVLPPVASLSMEQAQYHFLSGFTAKLAGTERGVVAPVPTFSACFGAAFLSLHPTAYADVLAKRMNAAGARAFLVNTGWNGSGKRISLKDTRAIINAILRGDIDDAPTATLPIFNLTIPTALPGVDGAILDPRATYANAGEWRTKAEDLAQRFSDNFAKFTDTPAGAALVSAGPQR
- the hslO gene encoding Hsp33 family molecular chaperone HslO, producing the protein MTHQDQLHRYLFEKYSVRGELVSLQETYRQVLGQHNYPPAVKTLLGELLVATSLLTATLKFTGEITVQLQGDGPLRLAVINGDDRQNMRGLARVDGEIAADATLAQMVGNGYLVITLTPAEGERYQGVVGLEGPHLADCLENYFLQSEQLPTRLFIRTGEHQGQVAAAGLLLQVLPGQDTRADDFDHLAQLTATVKGNELFALPANDVLYRLYHQDEVTVYPPQSVQFLCTCSRQRCADALITLGEQELNDMLEQDGEVDMHCDFCGSHYRFDADAIAALQRQAAEGRAPQA
- the hslR gene encoding ribosome-associated heat shock protein Hsp15, coding for MKPKDVNGEIPAVRLDKWLWAARFYKTRALAREMIEGGKVHYNGQRSKPGKTMELGAEITLRQGNDERQVSVRAISDQRRPASDAQQLYQETDASIAKREKMAEARKQNALTMPHPDRRPDKKERRNLIKFKYGEPGEAQ
- the yrfG gene encoding GMP/IMP nucleotidase gives rise to the protein MSAAIDWRHIDTVILDMDGTLLDLAFDRDFWLSRVPAALSRQRGITPDEAGALIDLEYHSVRHTLNWYCFDYWHRRLALDIAAMTAELGHTVRLRDDTLPLLAALRQHGRRSILLTNAHPDGLAVKMRHTGLGQHLDLLLSTHTFGYPKEDQQLWRRVREHTGFDPARTLFIDDSEPILDAASRFGIRYCLGVSNPDSGLAPQTFRRHPALSDYRALLPALAGMAPDTQEVK
- a CDS encoding IgaA/UmoB family intracellular growth attenuator, with product MSAIVFVLAGVLACAMVLVVGWRYYRRRARPVSVKRLSFIQPFPRKLTAEERAAIEHYLHHSQPLAGATPLSAPEPAAAGAPLTPRSENVYSVTHAITRYGLATDAPHKWRYYLDNIEIHLPAQWEQFIAEENHVELIRTDSMPLVISLNGHSLVNYAPSAMAPAPARAAVPNSSMREQGNEQVELLKVRKETPQERAISRPSGRREALLCSAALLLILLSLLAPIVAQAWLAALAGLPAALAAWLRFRPTPPRNRQDIHCLRGIPRRWGLFGESGQGSISNISLGSLDLKYPAHWQPYIARDLDQKTDIDIYVNSQVVRQGRYLSLHDEVSYFPLQRWGGNLIMLCSSLLVLALLLAYVPLSLPLKLSVAWLQGAQTVRVDSVAALNQASLRIGDTLSARGTGMCYIQSDGSQTPFFPFDCSAIYWNNAVPLPMPESDTVDRAEALLAVVNNQLHPVQDNENKITPGLASAIQKSGMILLDDFSDIVLKTQALCQDDAAPCQRLQAALVNLANGRDWPTIVKRARAGSLKGINVLLRPVSADTLEGLVNAAAAYYFTSETRNATNALNSPPPGGFLIRSDEDKQLVETPPPGASFNDYAGLAQWHELQRLSSQLLHTPFNAEGVITNITVDANGTRHIALHSEPERVSLWRNVGATLLLLLLLTVAAFNTILLIRRLHNGRRRARDIQRYYDGCFNHEAVSSGGNRVWRS